One segment of Scleropages formosus chromosome 23, fSclFor1.1, whole genome shotgun sequence DNA contains the following:
- the cdca7b gene encoding cell division cycle-associated 7-like protein isoform X1, whose translation MQNQKAGALAEIFTSPSDEEDFIGFGVAPSLNPSADGGDCWRTAQSGKPGLCFQSRFITDELVRIFSEETDSEEEEFEGFGWDGSPRLSSWMTAMPETEEGSDEDTGFYSEGESKVPARRRSSGLCVAFRFPSKKGLGNRERRPLGKWAETNLDGAGRRSKGRDGSMTPPSRWSPGLEPNEETEELRAQAERARNIEENKAMLAKLFADLNSMPELLPMKTSRKKRRISRKERLSKGVGERRNPMRSARPPERFAVEEPPIKELNSYQRVNVQKLLEVNEGGCKRKSYRAKRKQKTSRLAEDITEEELENVALASKDKIHDKQNGSTCHQCRQKTLDTKTVCRNPSCGGVGGQFCGPCLRNRYGEDVRTALLDPGWQCPRCRGICNCSLCRRQDGRCATGALVGLARFYGHNNVREYLDSLQRELS comes from the exons ATGCAG AACCAGAAAGCAGGAGCTCTAGCAGAAATCTTCACGAGCCCCAGCGATGAAGAGGATTTCATCGGTTTCGGGGTTGCGCCCTCACTGAACCCGTCGGCGGACGGCGGGGACTGCTGGCGCACGGCGCAGTCGGGAAAACCG GGCCTGTGTTTCCAGTCCAGGTTCATCACGGATGAGCTGGTGCGCATCTTCTCCGAGGAGACGgacagcgaggaggaggagtttgAGGGGTTCGGCTGGGACGGGAGCCCTCGCCTCAGCAGCTGGATGACGGCCATG CCCGAGACGGAGGAGGGCAGCGACGAGGACACCGGGTTCTACTCCGAAGGGGAGTCCAAGGTcccagcgaggaggaggagttcgGGTCTCTGCGTGGCCTTCAGGTTCCCCTCGAAAAAGGGCCTGGGAAACAGGGAGCGGAGGCCCTTGGGAAAGTGGGCGGAGACAAATCTGGATGGGGCTGGCAGGCGGTCCAAGGGGCGGGACGGGTCGATGACGCCACCTTCTCGATGGAGTCCCGGGCTGGAGCCCAACGAGGAGACCGAGGAGCTGAGAGCTCAGGCCGAGCGAGCCAGGAACATCGAGGAGAACAAGGCAATG CTTGCAAAACTGTTTGCGGACCTGAACTCGATGCCGGAGCTTTTGCCCATGAAGACATCGAGG AAGAAGAGGAGGATCTCCCGAAAGGAGCGTCTCTCCAAGGGCGTGGGTGAACGTCGAAACCCGATGCGCAGCGCGAGACCTCCGGAGCGTTTCGCAGTCGAGGAGCCGCCGATCAAGGAGCTCAACAGCTACCAGAGGGTGAACGTGCAGAAACTGCTGGag GTGAACGAGGGTGGCTGCAAGAGGAAGTCGTACAGAGCCAAGAGGAAGCAGAAGACGTCCCGCCTGGCGGAGGACATCAccgaggaggagctggagaacgTGGCGCTTGCGTCGAAGGACAAGATCCACGACAAACAGAAC GGATCGACGTGCCACCAGTGCAGGCAGAAGACCCTGGACACGAAGACCGTGTGCAGGAACCCTTCCTGCGGGGGCGTCGGGGGCCAGTTCTGCGGGCCCTGCCTCCGTAACCGCTACGGGGAGGACGTCCGCACGGCCCTGCTGGACCCG GGCTGGCAGTGTCCGCGGTGCCGCGGCATCTGCAACTGCAGCCTGTGCCGCAGGCAGGACGGCCGATGCGCCACCGGCGCCCTCGTCGGCTTGGCCAGGTTCTACGGCCACAACAACGTTCGGGAGTACCTGGACAG CCTGCAGAGGGAGCTGTCGTGA
- the cdca7b gene encoding cell division cycle-associated 7-like protein isoform X3 — MQKAGALAEIFTSPSDEEDFIGFGVAPSLNPSADGGDCWRTAQSGKPGLCFQSRFITDELVRIFSEETDSEEEEFEGFGWDGSPRLSSWMTAMPETEEGSDEDTGFYSEGESKVPARRRSSGLCVAFRFPSKKGLGNRERRPLGKWAETNLDGAGRRSKGRDGSMTPPSRWSPGLEPNEETEELRAQAERARNIEENKAMLAKLFADLNSMPELLPMKTSRKKRRISRKERLSKGVGERRNPMRSARPPERFAVEEPPIKELNSYQRVNVQKLLEVNEGGCKRKSYRAKRKQKTSRLAEDITEEELENVALASKDKIHDKQNGSTCHQCRQKTLDTKTVCRNPSCGGVGGQFCGPCLRNRYGEDVRTALLDPGWQCPRCRGICNCSLCRRQDGRCATGALVGLARFYGHNNVREYLDSLQRELS, encoded by the exons ATGCAG AAAGCAGGAGCTCTAGCAGAAATCTTCACGAGCCCCAGCGATGAAGAGGATTTCATCGGTTTCGGGGTTGCGCCCTCACTGAACCCGTCGGCGGACGGCGGGGACTGCTGGCGCACGGCGCAGTCGGGAAAACCG GGCCTGTGTTTCCAGTCCAGGTTCATCACGGATGAGCTGGTGCGCATCTTCTCCGAGGAGACGgacagcgaggaggaggagtttgAGGGGTTCGGCTGGGACGGGAGCCCTCGCCTCAGCAGCTGGATGACGGCCATG CCCGAGACGGAGGAGGGCAGCGACGAGGACACCGGGTTCTACTCCGAAGGGGAGTCCAAGGTcccagcgaggaggaggagttcgGGTCTCTGCGTGGCCTTCAGGTTCCCCTCGAAAAAGGGCCTGGGAAACAGGGAGCGGAGGCCCTTGGGAAAGTGGGCGGAGACAAATCTGGATGGGGCTGGCAGGCGGTCCAAGGGGCGGGACGGGTCGATGACGCCACCTTCTCGATGGAGTCCCGGGCTGGAGCCCAACGAGGAGACCGAGGAGCTGAGAGCTCAGGCCGAGCGAGCCAGGAACATCGAGGAGAACAAGGCAATG CTTGCAAAACTGTTTGCGGACCTGAACTCGATGCCGGAGCTTTTGCCCATGAAGACATCGAGG AAGAAGAGGAGGATCTCCCGAAAGGAGCGTCTCTCCAAGGGCGTGGGTGAACGTCGAAACCCGATGCGCAGCGCGAGACCTCCGGAGCGTTTCGCAGTCGAGGAGCCGCCGATCAAGGAGCTCAACAGCTACCAGAGGGTGAACGTGCAGAAACTGCTGGag GTGAACGAGGGTGGCTGCAAGAGGAAGTCGTACAGAGCCAAGAGGAAGCAGAAGACGTCCCGCCTGGCGGAGGACATCAccgaggaggagctggagaacgTGGCGCTTGCGTCGAAGGACAAGATCCACGACAAACAGAAC GGATCGACGTGCCACCAGTGCAGGCAGAAGACCCTGGACACGAAGACCGTGTGCAGGAACCCTTCCTGCGGGGGCGTCGGGGGCCAGTTCTGCGGGCCCTGCCTCCGTAACCGCTACGGGGAGGACGTCCGCACGGCCCTGCTGGACCCG GGCTGGCAGTGTCCGCGGTGCCGCGGCATCTGCAACTGCAGCCTGTGCCGCAGGCAGGACGGCCGATGCGCCACCGGCGCCCTCGTCGGCTTGGCCAGGTTCTACGGCCACAACAACGTTCGGGAGTACCTGGACAG CCTGCAGAGGGAGCTGTCGTGA
- the cdca7b gene encoding cell division cycle-associated 7-like protein isoform X2: MQNQKAGALAEIFTSPSDEEDFIGFGVAPSLNPSADGGDCWRTAQSGKPGLCFQSRFITDELVRIFSEETDSEEEEFEGFGWDGSPRLSSWMTAMPETEEGSDEDTGFYSEGESKVPARRRSSGLCVAFRFPSKKGLGNRERRPLGKWAETNLDGAGRRSKGRDGSMTPPSRWSPGLEPNEETEELRAQAERARNIEENKAMLAKLFADLNSMPELLPMKTSRKRRISRKERLSKGVGERRNPMRSARPPERFAVEEPPIKELNSYQRVNVQKLLEVNEGGCKRKSYRAKRKQKTSRLAEDITEEELENVALASKDKIHDKQNGSTCHQCRQKTLDTKTVCRNPSCGGVGGQFCGPCLRNRYGEDVRTALLDPGWQCPRCRGICNCSLCRRQDGRCATGALVGLARFYGHNNVREYLDSLQRELS, translated from the exons ATGCAG AACCAGAAAGCAGGAGCTCTAGCAGAAATCTTCACGAGCCCCAGCGATGAAGAGGATTTCATCGGTTTCGGGGTTGCGCCCTCACTGAACCCGTCGGCGGACGGCGGGGACTGCTGGCGCACGGCGCAGTCGGGAAAACCG GGCCTGTGTTTCCAGTCCAGGTTCATCACGGATGAGCTGGTGCGCATCTTCTCCGAGGAGACGgacagcgaggaggaggagtttgAGGGGTTCGGCTGGGACGGGAGCCCTCGCCTCAGCAGCTGGATGACGGCCATG CCCGAGACGGAGGAGGGCAGCGACGAGGACACCGGGTTCTACTCCGAAGGGGAGTCCAAGGTcccagcgaggaggaggagttcgGGTCTCTGCGTGGCCTTCAGGTTCCCCTCGAAAAAGGGCCTGGGAAACAGGGAGCGGAGGCCCTTGGGAAAGTGGGCGGAGACAAATCTGGATGGGGCTGGCAGGCGGTCCAAGGGGCGGGACGGGTCGATGACGCCACCTTCTCGATGGAGTCCCGGGCTGGAGCCCAACGAGGAGACCGAGGAGCTGAGAGCTCAGGCCGAGCGAGCCAGGAACATCGAGGAGAACAAGGCAATG CTTGCAAAACTGTTTGCGGACCTGAACTCGATGCCGGAGCTTTTGCCCATGAAGACATCGAGG AAGAGGAGGATCTCCCGAAAGGAGCGTCTCTCCAAGGGCGTGGGTGAACGTCGAAACCCGATGCGCAGCGCGAGACCTCCGGAGCGTTTCGCAGTCGAGGAGCCGCCGATCAAGGAGCTCAACAGCTACCAGAGGGTGAACGTGCAGAAACTGCTGGag GTGAACGAGGGTGGCTGCAAGAGGAAGTCGTACAGAGCCAAGAGGAAGCAGAAGACGTCCCGCCTGGCGGAGGACATCAccgaggaggagctggagaacgTGGCGCTTGCGTCGAAGGACAAGATCCACGACAAACAGAAC GGATCGACGTGCCACCAGTGCAGGCAGAAGACCCTGGACACGAAGACCGTGTGCAGGAACCCTTCCTGCGGGGGCGTCGGGGGCCAGTTCTGCGGGCCCTGCCTCCGTAACCGCTACGGGGAGGACGTCCGCACGGCCCTGCTGGACCCG GGCTGGCAGTGTCCGCGGTGCCGCGGCATCTGCAACTGCAGCCTGTGCCGCAGGCAGGACGGCCGATGCGCCACCGGCGCCCTCGTCGGCTTGGCCAGGTTCTACGGCCACAACAACGTTCGGGAGTACCTGGACAG CCTGCAGAGGGAGCTGTCGTGA